The Polyodon spathula isolate WHYD16114869_AA chromosome 13, ASM1765450v1, whole genome shotgun sequence genome includes a region encoding these proteins:
- the LOC121325442 gene encoding exosome complex component CSL4-like isoform X2: MSPMKLCAPGERLCSIDDCIAGVGTYSRHGYILASLAGYVLKKNEGEVLPVISVVRETEAQLLPDVGAIVTCKVTSINPRFVKVHILYVGSTPLKDKFRGTIRKEDIRATEKDKVEIYKSFRPGDIVLSKVISLGDVQSNYLLTTAENELGVVVAYSEAGAQMVPISWCEMQCPRTHAKEFRKVARVQPEYLQA; the protein is encoded by the exons ATGTCTCCTATGAAGTTATGTGCTCCAG GTGAGAGACTGTGCAGCATCGACGACTGTATTGCGGGGGTTGGAACTTACTCGCGGCACGGCTACATCTTGGCTTCCCTCGCTGGCTATGTGCTGAAGAAAAACGAAGGAGAAGTG CTGCCAGTGATCTCTGTTGTGAGGGAGACAGAAGCTCAGCTCCTGCCTGATGTTGGTGCTATAGTAACTTGCAAG GTGACCAGTATAAACCCAAGGTTTGTGAAGGTTCACATCCTTTATGTGGGGTCAACCCCCCTAAAGGACAAATTCAGAGGAACGATAAG aaaagaaGATATAAGAGCAACAGAAAAAGATAAG GTGGAGATCTACAAAAGTTTCAGACCTGGAGACATTGTTCTATCAAAAGTT ATCTCCCTGGGTGATGTCCAGTCCAACTACCTCCTGACGACAGCAGAGAATGAACTGGGGGTAGTGGTGGCGTACAGTGAGGCAG GGGCGCAGATGGTGCCCATAAGCTGGTGTGAGATGCAGTGCCCTAGGACTCATGCCAAGGAGTTCCGGAAGGTGGCAAGAGTGCAGCCAGAGTACCTTCAGGCATGA
- the LOC121325442 gene encoding exosome complex component CSL4-like isoform X1, translated as MALIEKPQMLILGERLCSIDDCIAGVGTYSRHGYILASLAGYVLKKNEGEVLPVISVVRETEAQLLPDVGAIVTCKVTSINPRFVKVHILYVGSTPLKDKFRGTIRKEDIRATEKDKVEIYKSFRPGDIVLSKVISLGDVQSNYLLTTAENELGVVVAYSEAGAQMVPISWCEMQCPRTHAKEFRKVARVQPEYLQA; from the exons ATGGCTCTTATTGAAAAACCTCAAATGTTAATCCTAG GTGAGAGACTGTGCAGCATCGACGACTGTATTGCGGGGGTTGGAACTTACTCGCGGCACGGCTACATCTTGGCTTCCCTCGCTGGCTATGTGCTGAAGAAAAACGAAGGAGAAGTG CTGCCAGTGATCTCTGTTGTGAGGGAGACAGAAGCTCAGCTCCTGCCTGATGTTGGTGCTATAGTAACTTGCAAG GTGACCAGTATAAACCCAAGGTTTGTGAAGGTTCACATCCTTTATGTGGGGTCAACCCCCCTAAAGGACAAATTCAGAGGAACGATAAG aaaagaaGATATAAGAGCAACAGAAAAAGATAAG GTGGAGATCTACAAAAGTTTCAGACCTGGAGACATTGTTCTATCAAAAGTT ATCTCCCTGGGTGATGTCCAGTCCAACTACCTCCTGACGACAGCAGAGAATGAACTGGGGGTAGTGGTGGCGTACAGTGAGGCAG GGGCGCAGATGGTGCCCATAAGCTGGTGTGAGATGCAGTGCCCTAGGACTCATGCCAAGGAGTTCCGGAAGGTGGCAAGAGTGCAGCCAGAGTACCTTCAGGCATGA
- the mettl18 gene encoding histidine protein methyltransferase 1 homolog: MAFSFNFDVGVEADPPLLSAAEEKPKLEKEVRRQEDENKEAGKHQDSTVETGVKKAKEHIPPQDCEHLLENTVTETFSLGTLPPIHYLNESVLEQTASERADREMILSQNIGSHSDLISGVYEGGLRIWECTIDLLEHLESEGETFSGKRVLDLGCGAGLLGILALKRGAKEVHFQDYNSTVIEEMTLPNVLLNCDDADEEGNSDSAASKKKSPELPPQVGLARCRFFSGDWTSFLSLVLSSEPHPQYDLIFTSETIYNTAYYPSLHEVLLQLLAPAGLVYLATKAHYFGVGGGLHLFESFVEQKDVFNIKSLKEVEEGLKRHVVALSFKKRD, from the exons ATGGCATTCAGTTTTAATTTTGATGTGGGGGTAGAAGCGGACCCTCCTTTGCTGAGTGCGGCCGAGGAGAAGCCGAAACTTGAAAAAGAGGTCCGGCGCCAGGAGGAcgaaaacaaa GAGGCGGGAAAGCACCAAGACAGCACGGTGGAGACAGGAGTAAAAAAAGCCAAGGAGCACATTCCCCCCCAGGACTGTGAGCACCTACTGGAGAACACAGTCACCGAGACCTTTTCCTTGGGAACGCTACCCCCAATCCATTACCTCAATGAGTCTGTCCTAGAGCAGACAGCCTCCGAACGTGCTGACCGGGAAATGATCCTGTCCCAGAACATCGGCTCTCACTCCGACCTCATCTCGGGGGTGTACGAGGGAGGCTTACGCATTTGGGAGTGCACCATTGACCTCCTTGAGCACCTGGAGAGCGAAGGAGAGACTTTCTCTGGGAAACGAGTGCTCGACCTTGGCTGTGGGGCTGGATTGCTAGGAATTTTGGCTCTAAAGAGAGGGGCCAAGGAGGTTCATTTCCAGGATTACAACAGCACAGTGATAGAGGAAATGACGCTGCCAAACGTGCTCCTCAACTGCGACGATGCGGATGAGGAAGGGAACTCAGACAGCGCAGCCTCAAAGAAGAAATCACCAGAGCTCCCCCCACAGGTAGGACTGGCCAGGTGCAGATTCTTCTCAGGAGACTGGACCAGCTTTCTTTCCCTTGTGCTGAGCAGCGAGCCACATCCACAGTACGACCTCATCTTCACCTCAGAGACAATCTACAACACGGCTTATTATCCCTCCCTGCATGAGGTGTTGTTGCAGCTTCTCGCACCAGCAGGCCTTGTGTACCTGGCTACCAAGGCACATTACTTTGGGGTCGGGGGAGGCCTTCATCTCTTTGAGAGTTTTGTGGAGCAGAAAGATGTTTTCAACATCAAGAGCCTGAAGGAGGTAGAGGAAGGGCTTAAGAGGCACGTGGTGGCTTTGAGCTTCAAGAAGAGAGACTAA
- the LOC121326232 gene encoding palmitoyltransferase ZDHHC16B-like isoform X1: MQGHMRLFSCAMRSFLRCFRLGRRWGRSKLLKRARELWSYGKLCAKSLFYNSLTNSDVVIDSLFEPIYWLVDHVTRWFGVVFVFLVIVLTSSIVLIVYICLLPLILDTYSPAWITWHVCYGHWNLLMIVFHYYKAARTSPGCPPQMKTDTPSVSICKKCIAPKPPRTHHCSICNRCILKMDHHCPWLNNCVGHFNHRYFFSFCLFMTMGCLYCSISSRDMFIDAYNAVEQMKSADRLRLRVTVSETYYQTPPPPFTFKERMFHKCVIYLWVLCSSVALALGSLTLWHAMLISRGETSIERHINRKEKHRLEKKGKQVFRNIFHYGRMNNWKVFFGVETRSHWLTRVLLPSAHPPYGDGLTWTLSPTTTRRTLLAI; encoded by the exons ATGCAGGGCCACATGCGGCTCTTCTCCTGTGCCATGCGATCGTTCCTGCGATGTTTCAGGCTGGGCAGGAGGTGGGGGCGCAGTAAGCTGCTGAAGAGAGCCAGGGAGCTGTGGAGCTACGGGAAGCTGTGTGCGAAATCACTGTTCTACAACTCCCTCACAAACAGTGATGTCGTCATCGACTCGCTGTTTGAACCCATCTACTGGCTGGTGGACCACGTCACTCGCTGGTTTGGGGTG gtgtTTGTGTTCTTGGTGATTGTGCTGACCAGCTCCATCGTGCTCATTGTGTATATCTGCTTGCTGCCACTTATCCTGGACACCTACAGCCCAGCCTGGATCACCTGGCATGTCTGCTATGGGCACTGGAACCTGCTCATGATTGTCTTTCATTATTACAAGGCAGCCAGGACCTCACCGGGCTGCCCTCCCCAG atGAAAACTGACACTCCTTCAGTGTCCATCTGTAAAAAGTGTATAGCACCCAAACCACCCAGGACACACCACTGTAGCATCTGTAACCG ATGTATACTGAAAATGGACCACCACTGCC CCTGGCTCAATAACTGTGTGGGCCACTTTAACCATCGCTACTTCTTCTCTTTCTGCCTCTTCATGACCATGGGCTGTCTGTACTGCAGCATCAGCAGCCGCGACATGTTCATTGATGCTTACAATGCTGTAGAG CAGATGAAGAGTGCTGACCGCTTGAGGCTCAGGGTGACAGTGTCTGAG ACATACTACCAGACTCCACCCCCTCCCTTCACCTTCAAGGAGAGGATGTTTCACAAGTGTGTCATATACCTTTGGGTGCTTTGCAG CTCGGTGGCACTAGCTCTGGGAAGTCTGACTCTGTGGCATGCAATGCTCATCTCCCGCGGAGAGACCAGCATTGAGAGACACATCAACCGCAAGGAAAAGCACCGGCTTGAGAAGAAGGGCAAG CAGGTTTTCCGGAACATTTTCCACTATGGTCGCATGAATAACTGGAAGGTGTTCTTTGGAGTGGAGACAAGAAG TCACTGGCTGACTCGAGTTCTCCTGCCATCGGCACACCCTCCGTATGGAGATGGCCTGACCTGGACTCTTTCTCCAACCACCACCAGGAGAACCTTGCTGGCAATCTAA
- the LOC121326232 gene encoding palmitoyltransferase ZDHHC16B-like isoform X2, producing MQGHMRLFSCAMRSFLRCFRLGRRWGRSKLLKRARELWSYGKLCAKSLFYNSLTNSDVVIDSLFEPIYWLVDHVTRWFGVVFVFLVIVLTSSIVLIVYICLLPLILDTYSPAWITWHVCYGHWNLLMIVFHYYKAARTSPGCPPQMKTDTPSVSICKKCIAPKPPRTHHCSICNRCILKMDHHCPWLNNCVGHFNHRYFFSFCLFMTMGCLYCSISSRDMFIDAYNAVEQMKSADRLRLRVTVSETYYQTPPPPFTFKERMFHKCVIYLWVLCSSVALALGSLTLWHAMLISRGETSIERHINRKEKHRLEKKGKVFRNIFHYGRMNNWKVFFGVETRSHWLTRVLLPSAHPPYGDGLTWTLSPTTTRRTLLAI from the exons ATGCAGGGCCACATGCGGCTCTTCTCCTGTGCCATGCGATCGTTCCTGCGATGTTTCAGGCTGGGCAGGAGGTGGGGGCGCAGTAAGCTGCTGAAGAGAGCCAGGGAGCTGTGGAGCTACGGGAAGCTGTGTGCGAAATCACTGTTCTACAACTCCCTCACAAACAGTGATGTCGTCATCGACTCGCTGTTTGAACCCATCTACTGGCTGGTGGACCACGTCACTCGCTGGTTTGGGGTG gtgtTTGTGTTCTTGGTGATTGTGCTGACCAGCTCCATCGTGCTCATTGTGTATATCTGCTTGCTGCCACTTATCCTGGACACCTACAGCCCAGCCTGGATCACCTGGCATGTCTGCTATGGGCACTGGAACCTGCTCATGATTGTCTTTCATTATTACAAGGCAGCCAGGACCTCACCGGGCTGCCCTCCCCAG atGAAAACTGACACTCCTTCAGTGTCCATCTGTAAAAAGTGTATAGCACCCAAACCACCCAGGACACACCACTGTAGCATCTGTAACCG ATGTATACTGAAAATGGACCACCACTGCC CCTGGCTCAATAACTGTGTGGGCCACTTTAACCATCGCTACTTCTTCTCTTTCTGCCTCTTCATGACCATGGGCTGTCTGTACTGCAGCATCAGCAGCCGCGACATGTTCATTGATGCTTACAATGCTGTAGAG CAGATGAAGAGTGCTGACCGCTTGAGGCTCAGGGTGACAGTGTCTGAG ACATACTACCAGACTCCACCCCCTCCCTTCACCTTCAAGGAGAGGATGTTTCACAAGTGTGTCATATACCTTTGGGTGCTTTGCAG CTCGGTGGCACTAGCTCTGGGAAGTCTGACTCTGTGGCATGCAATGCTCATCTCCCGCGGAGAGACCAGCATTGAGAGACACATCAACCGCAAGGAAAAGCACCGGCTTGAGAAGAAGGGCAAG GTTTTCCGGAACATTTTCCACTATGGTCGCATGAATAACTGGAAGGTGTTCTTTGGAGTGGAGACAAGAAG TCACTGGCTGACTCGAGTTCTCCTGCCATCGGCACACCCTCCGTATGGAGATGGCCTGACCTGGACTCTTTCTCCAACCACCACCAGGAGAACCTTGCTGGCAATCTAA
- the LOC121326232 gene encoding palmitoyltransferase ZDHHC16B-like isoform X4: protein MQGHMRLFSCAMRSFLRCFRLGRRWGRSKLLKRARELWSYGKLCAKSLFYNSLTNSDVVIDSLFEPIYWLVDHVTRWFGVVFVFLVIVLTSSIVLIVYICLLPLILDTYSPAWITWHVCYGHWNLLMIVFHYYKAARTSPGCPPQMKTDTPSVSICKKCIAPKPPRTHHCSICNRCILKMDHHCPWLNNCVGHFNHRYFFSFCLFMTMGCLYCSISSRDMFIDAYNAVETYYQTPPPPFTFKERMFHKCVIYLWVLCSSVALALGSLTLWHAMLISRGETSIERHINRKEKHRLEKKGKVFRNIFHYGRMNNWKVFFGVETRSHWLTRVLLPSAHPPYGDGLTWTLSPTTTRRTLLAI, encoded by the exons ATGCAGGGCCACATGCGGCTCTTCTCCTGTGCCATGCGATCGTTCCTGCGATGTTTCAGGCTGGGCAGGAGGTGGGGGCGCAGTAAGCTGCTGAAGAGAGCCAGGGAGCTGTGGAGCTACGGGAAGCTGTGTGCGAAATCACTGTTCTACAACTCCCTCACAAACAGTGATGTCGTCATCGACTCGCTGTTTGAACCCATCTACTGGCTGGTGGACCACGTCACTCGCTGGTTTGGGGTG gtgtTTGTGTTCTTGGTGATTGTGCTGACCAGCTCCATCGTGCTCATTGTGTATATCTGCTTGCTGCCACTTATCCTGGACACCTACAGCCCAGCCTGGATCACCTGGCATGTCTGCTATGGGCACTGGAACCTGCTCATGATTGTCTTTCATTATTACAAGGCAGCCAGGACCTCACCGGGCTGCCCTCCCCAG atGAAAACTGACACTCCTTCAGTGTCCATCTGTAAAAAGTGTATAGCACCCAAACCACCCAGGACACACCACTGTAGCATCTGTAACCG ATGTATACTGAAAATGGACCACCACTGCC CCTGGCTCAATAACTGTGTGGGCCACTTTAACCATCGCTACTTCTTCTCTTTCTGCCTCTTCATGACCATGGGCTGTCTGTACTGCAGCATCAGCAGCCGCGACATGTTCATTGATGCTTACAATGCTGTAGAG ACATACTACCAGACTCCACCCCCTCCCTTCACCTTCAAGGAGAGGATGTTTCACAAGTGTGTCATATACCTTTGGGTGCTTTGCAG CTCGGTGGCACTAGCTCTGGGAAGTCTGACTCTGTGGCATGCAATGCTCATCTCCCGCGGAGAGACCAGCATTGAGAGACACATCAACCGCAAGGAAAAGCACCGGCTTGAGAAGAAGGGCAAG GTTTTCCGGAACATTTTCCACTATGGTCGCATGAATAACTGGAAGGTGTTCTTTGGAGTGGAGACAAGAAG TCACTGGCTGACTCGAGTTCTCCTGCCATCGGCACACCCTCCGTATGGAGATGGCCTGACCTGGACTCTTTCTCCAACCACCACCAGGAGAACCTTGCTGGCAATCTAA
- the LOC121326232 gene encoding palmitoyltransferase ZDHHC16B-like isoform X3 — protein MQGHMRLFSCAMRSFLRCFRLGRRWGRSKLLKRARELWSYGKLCAKSLFYNSLTNSDVVIDSLFEPIYWLVDHVTRWFGVVFVFLVIVLTSSIVLIVYICLLPLILDTYSPAWITWHVCYGHWNLLMIVFHYYKAARTSPGCPPQMKTDTPSVSICKKCIAPKPPRTHHCSICNRCILKMDHHCPWLNNCVGHFNHRYFFSFCLFMTMGCLYCSISSRDMFIDAYNAVETYYQTPPPPFTFKERMFHKCVIYLWVLCSSVALALGSLTLWHAMLISRGETSIERHINRKEKHRLEKKGKQVFRNIFHYGRMNNWKVFFGVETRSHWLTRVLLPSAHPPYGDGLTWTLSPTTTRRTLLAI, from the exons ATGCAGGGCCACATGCGGCTCTTCTCCTGTGCCATGCGATCGTTCCTGCGATGTTTCAGGCTGGGCAGGAGGTGGGGGCGCAGTAAGCTGCTGAAGAGAGCCAGGGAGCTGTGGAGCTACGGGAAGCTGTGTGCGAAATCACTGTTCTACAACTCCCTCACAAACAGTGATGTCGTCATCGACTCGCTGTTTGAACCCATCTACTGGCTGGTGGACCACGTCACTCGCTGGTTTGGGGTG gtgtTTGTGTTCTTGGTGATTGTGCTGACCAGCTCCATCGTGCTCATTGTGTATATCTGCTTGCTGCCACTTATCCTGGACACCTACAGCCCAGCCTGGATCACCTGGCATGTCTGCTATGGGCACTGGAACCTGCTCATGATTGTCTTTCATTATTACAAGGCAGCCAGGACCTCACCGGGCTGCCCTCCCCAG atGAAAACTGACACTCCTTCAGTGTCCATCTGTAAAAAGTGTATAGCACCCAAACCACCCAGGACACACCACTGTAGCATCTGTAACCG ATGTATACTGAAAATGGACCACCACTGCC CCTGGCTCAATAACTGTGTGGGCCACTTTAACCATCGCTACTTCTTCTCTTTCTGCCTCTTCATGACCATGGGCTGTCTGTACTGCAGCATCAGCAGCCGCGACATGTTCATTGATGCTTACAATGCTGTAGAG ACATACTACCAGACTCCACCCCCTCCCTTCACCTTCAAGGAGAGGATGTTTCACAAGTGTGTCATATACCTTTGGGTGCTTTGCAG CTCGGTGGCACTAGCTCTGGGAAGTCTGACTCTGTGGCATGCAATGCTCATCTCCCGCGGAGAGACCAGCATTGAGAGACACATCAACCGCAAGGAAAAGCACCGGCTTGAGAAGAAGGGCAAG CAGGTTTTCCGGAACATTTTCCACTATGGTCGCATGAATAACTGGAAGGTGTTCTTTGGAGTGGAGACAAGAAG TCACTGGCTGACTCGAGTTCTCCTGCCATCGGCACACCCTCCGTATGGAGATGGCCTGACCTGGACTCTTTCTCCAACCACCACCAGGAGAACCTTGCTGGCAATCTAA
- the LOC121326040 gene encoding MMS19 nucleotide excision repair protein homolog — protein sequence MAGDGALLLGLVEEFVTGLQDSKAADIATGVKKGQFAVLELVEALGSSLTSSEPRTRGRGIQLLSQVLQQCCTSLTEKEVQVLTAFYENRLKDHYVITPHVLQGLKALTLCPALPTGLAVSILKSLFQDVHVQSLMQTDRSCVYNILINLMESREEELKGLGADFVFGFVQAIDGEKDPRNLLLGFQIAQNILYRNYELGSFTEELFEVTSCYFPIDFYPPPNDPHGISREELILSLRAVLAGTPRFAEFLLPLLIEKLDSDVQSSKLDSLQTLAACAAGYGHKELKEFLPSLWSSVRREVFQTASEKVESAGLSALRSLTACLSRSVLDSDSEDSLNTFLDLVLKDCQHHLCEPDLKLVWPSTKLLQTAASASYRASYKITAAVVPLLLEQYNNHTQNAQRRTLVEVLQGFIQPARGSHTKEGDENPLTGYRQPLCALVFSALTESSPALQTAAVQALTALGTQAGLLSEEDIDLAAEHLTRLILREEEPQTCSAAMEAAASLARLHPTVFASRMVPALKREIFSEAMEECEDRPTAQSLGVLRQRSLKALSTVSTHPSLVQETVPILLQALSISHEGSASFELEEVVSACRGLQQIAELAKDSDESGCYFHQTVIPHLLGLAVQASLQGGGAPNPLTEERVLSAMVPIFSTACGCLHTQLAAHTASLVLSLFLDGDTSFLPENNVPEQFQLLKERSNGWPQTQLVCLLMACVCSLPKCVQVPKTDRLLSELEELSCSCVHPFTYTSAAKCFAGLVNKQPAGEQLDSILMRSVKRIESGLGSDSPNRVQVFTLLLWVSKALLLRYHPLSTTLTDKLLSLLVDRELGSLAADGVALLMNDSADVLNRACHADVRMMYRQRFFTETAPKLVLGFNCASEERKSSYLKALSHILNSLPRQVQITELPSLLPLLLEALSCPDHGVQLSTLSCLHPLLLDTPQVMTSHLETLLSRLLGLTASPAMKVRVLSLQCLKALTRLPEHVVLPSRPRMLRALAVPLDDKKRLVRREAVLARGEWFLLGSPGR from the exons ATGGCTGGGGACGGAGCCTTGCTGCTGGGTTTGGTGGAGGAATTTGTAACCGGACTGCAGGATAGTAAAGCAGCTGATATAGCAACAG GGGTGAAGAAAGGACAGTTTGCAGTGTTAGAGCTGGTGGAAGCTTTGGG GTCAAGTTTAACAAGCTCTGAGCCTCGAACTAGGGGCCGTGGGATCCAGCTCCTCTCCCAGGTGCTGCAGCAATGCTGTACCAGTCTGACGGAGAAAGAAG TTCAGGTCCTGACAGCTTTTTATGAAAACAGACTAAAGGACCATTATGTGATAACACCTCATGTCTTGCAGGGGCTCAAAGCCCTG ACTCTGTGCCCGGCGCTGCCCACTGGACTGGCCGTCTCTATCTTGAAGTCTCTCTTTCAGGATGTCCATGTGCAG tctctgaTGCAGACAGACCGATCCTGTGTTTATAACATCCTGATCAACTTGATGGAGTCTCGTGAGGAGG AGCTAAAGGGTCTGGGTGCagattttgtgtttggttttgtccAAGCGATAGATGGTGAGAAGGACCCCAGGAACCTGCTGCTGGGTTTCCAGATTGCCCAAAATATTCTGTACAGGAACTATGAGCTGG GAAGTTTTACAGAGGAACTGTTTGAAGTGACTTCTTGCTATTTCCCCATTGATTTCTATCCG CCTCCAAACGACCCTCATGGAATCAGTCGAGAGGAGCTGATTCTGAGCCTGAGGGCAGTGCTGGCTGGCACGCCCAGGTTCGCTGAG TTCCTGCTGCCGCTGCTGATCGAGAAGCTGGATTCAGATGTGCAGAGCTCTAAGCTAGACTCCCTGCAGACACTG GCAGCCTGTGCCGCTGGCTACGGACACAAAGAGCTGAAAGAATTCCTGCCCAGCCTCTGGTCATCAGTCCGCAGAGAG GTGTTCCAGACAGCTAGTGAGAAGGTGGAGAGTGCCGGCCTCTCTGCCCTGCGCTCCCTCACAGCCTGCCTCTCTCGCTCCGTCCTTGACTCTGATTCAGAGGACTCGCTCAACACCTTCCTAGACTTGGTTCTCAAAG ATTGCCAACACCACCTCTGTGAGCCAGACCTGAAGTTGGTTTGGCCGAGCACCAAACTCCTGCAGACTGCCGCCAGCGCCTCCTACAGGGCGAGTTATAAAATAACAGCTGCGGTGGTACCGTTGCTGCTGGAGCAGTACAACAACCACACACAG AATGCTCAGCGGCGCACCCTGGTGGAAGTGTTGCAGGGTTTCATCCAGCCTGCCCGGGGGAGCCACACTAAGGAGGGAG ATGAAAACCCTCTGACTGGTTACCGGCAGCCCCTGTGTGCCCTGGTGTTCTCAGCTCTCACAGAGTCAAGCCCCGCACTGCAGACCGCAGCCGTTCAGGCCTTGACTGCCCTGGGGACCCAGGCAG GCCTGCTTTCTGAGGAGGATATTGATCTTGCTGCTGAGCACCTGACTCGACTGATCCTGCGGGAGGAGGAGCCACAGACCTG CTCTGCAGCGATGGAAGCTGCTGCGTCTCTGGCTCGTCTGCACCCCACCGTCTTCGCCTCCAGGATGGTTCCGGCTCTAAAACGAGAGATCTTCTCGG AAGCAATGGAGGAGTGTGAGGACCGCCCCACAGCTCAATCCCTGGGGGTTCTGCGGCAGCGCAGTCTGAAGGCTCTGTCGACGGTATCAACTCATCCCAGCCTCGTCCAGGAGACTGTGCCTATCCTACTGCAGGCCCTCAGCATCTCTCACGAAG GAAGTGCCAGTTTTGAGCTTGAAGAAGTGGTGTCTGCTTGTCGGGGCCTACAGCAAATCGCAGAGCTTGCCAAAGACAGTGATGAAAGCGGCTGCTACTTCCACCAGACTGTCATCCCACATCTGCTGGGGCTGGCAGTGCAGGCCTCCTTACAGG GTGGAGGTGCTCCAAACCCCCTGACAGAGGAGAGGGTACTGTCTGCTATGGTTCCTATCTTCAGTACTGCCTGTGGCTGCCTTCACACACA GCTTGCTGCCCACACTGCATCTCTGGTACTGTCCCTTTTCCTGGATGGAGATACCTCCTTCTTGCCTGAGAATAACGTCCCAGAGCAATTCCAGCTGCTGAAG GAGCGATCTAATGGCTGGCCACAGACTCAGCTGGTGTGTCTGCTGATGGCGTGTGTCTGTTCACTGCCTAAATGT GTGCAAGTTCCCAAGACTGACCGCCTCTTGAGCGAATTGGAGGAGCTGAGCTGTTCCTGTGTCCACCCCTTCACCTACACATCGGCAGCAAAGTGTTTTGCTGGACTGGTCAACAAACAACCAGCAG GGGAGCAGTTGGACTCTATTTTGATGCGATCTGTGAAGAGGATTGAGTCTGGATTGGGCAGTGACTCGCCGAACAGAGTGCAGGTTTTCACTCTGCTGCTTTGG GTGTCCAAGGCACTCCTCCTGAGGTACCACCCGCTGTCCACAACTCTTACTGATAAG CTCCTGTCTCTCCTGGTGGACAGAGAGCTGGGCTCCCTGGCTGCCGATGGCGTTGCCCTTCTGATGAACGACTCGGCGGATGTTTTAAATCGAGCATGCCATGCTGACGTGCGCATGATGTACCGGCAGAGATTCTTCACTGAGACGGCACCCAAATTAGTCCTGGGGTTCAACTGCGCCTCTGAAG aaagGAAATCCAGCTACTTGAAGGCCCTGTCCCACATCCTCAACAGCTTGCCCAGACAGGTCCAGATCACAGAGCTGCCCTCT CTCCTGCCCCTCTTATTGGAGGCATTGTCTTGTCCAGACCATGGTGTCCAGTTGTCTACCCTGTCCTGCCTACACCCCCTCCTTCTGGACACCCCGCAGGTCATGACCTCACACCTGGAGACCCTCCTCAGCCGACTCCTGGGGCTGACTGCCAGCCCAGCTATG AAAGTACGGGTCTTATCTCTGCAGTGCTTGAAGGCACTAACCAGGCTTCCTGAGCATGTG GTGCTGCCGTCCCGCCCGCGGATGCTGCGTGCTCTGGCTGTGCCTCTGGATGATAAGAAGCGGCTGGtgaggagggaggcagtgcttGCGCGAGGGGAATG gTTTTTGCTGGGAAGCCCAGGAAGGTGA